The window CGAGAACAGGCCGAGCGCCAGGATGATCAGGATCAAAAGCGGTAGCCGTCCCGCATTGATCCAGAGAAACAGGCCGCCGAGGCCGGTGTGGTGGTCGGCGTCGATGTCGACGTCCTTGCCGAAGAGTTCGCCGATCGACAGCCCGACCAGGGTGGTCAGCACTTCGATGCCGCCGAGCGCGACCATGATCGCGGCGGCAACCGCGAACGGCCGTACTTCGGGCGCCAGCAGGACCTCGCTCATGGCACTCATTGCTGCGATTTGATCCTTTCAAGCCGCGCCGCGATTTCCTTTTCGCGGTGCAACCGGTCGAGTTCGTCGAGCTCCTTGTCGCCGAGCACGCTGGCCGCGGGAACGCCGGTGACGCGCGCGATCGCGGCCATGGCACGGTCGGCACTTACCGTTTTAGTCGCCGGCACCCCCCGTCCGGTTTCCTGCGGCGCATGCTGCGCAAGGCTCGCTTCGAGATCGGCAAGACGGACTTCGGCTTCACGCCGCGCACCCAGCATGGCAGTTAAGGCCTTGGTCTGCTCATCGATTTCGAGCTCGATGAAATCCATCGCGCGCTCCAGCGCGATTACTTGGGACTCCAGATCAATTTGCCGTGCGACGCCTGCGCGCGCGAGGTCCTCGCGGTTTTCCGCAAGTGCGAGACGGATTTTCTCCGTGAGACTCGCGGTCTCACGATCGAGCTCTTCGCGCCGCCGCTTGAGACGGAATTCCTCGGCGCGCGATTTGCCGAGCGCATAGCGCGCCTCGTCGGCGCCGGCGTCGATTTCGCGGATCGCCTGTTTGACCAGCGCGACCTTGCTGCTGCTCTCGGCGTTGTCGATGGTTTGGCTGGCGATGGCGGCGAGAAGCCGCCCCATACGTGCAAGGATGCCTTCGTGAAGCATGGTCTTCTCCTCCGGTTGTGCTGATTTCGATTTGACGGCGATCTGGATTTCGTAACTGCGGCCGTCGAAGACCAGGTGAGCCGGGAAGGGACTTTCCCAGCCTGCAAGATAACCTGGGACTTCGAACGGCACCAAGACGCGTCCGCTGACAGTGCTAATGGTCAGTGAAGTTGGGCCCTTGATCGCAAACAACTTGTCGTCGAGTGGCATTTTGCGCGGCATGGCGCCGGCCACGTAGAAGGCGCGGTCGCGCAGACCGAGCGTCACCAGGCGCGCGGGCAGACCGGTCTCGACGCGGATTCGCTCATAGGCCTGGGCGTGCAGCGAGACCAGGTTGGCGCCGACAGGCGCCACTTCGGCGAGGATCGCCATCATGCGGTCGTAGGCGGCAAACGTCGCCTCGATCGCCTGGATGCCAGCTTCGTCCGGGGCCAGCGTGTAGCGCAGCGTGGAAGAAGGAATCTCGACGGGTAATTTGATCATAGCTCTAACGTAAAGCACTTCCTCAGTACTTTACAAGAAGGGGCTGCGGTATCATTTTCGTGATGGCCAGATGCAGTTGCAAATGAGTTGCAATAAAATCAATTATCCGTATCTTGTGGGGATGGATGCCCGTTCTCCCGATTTGGCCTCGGAGTCCCTGCCAGAGGCCGTATCCACCCCTGTGCTGCGCGGTTCAGGCTGGCGCGCGGCGCGGGGTGAACCGTCGCTGGCCGGCATGTTCGGCTCGGTGCGGACCGCCAAACAAGGCTCGTTCTGGCGCAAGCTGCTGGCCTTCCTCGGGCCGGGTTATCTGGTTGCCGTCGGCTATATGGATCCCGGCAACTGGGCGACCTCGCTCGCGGGCGGCTCCAAATTCGGCTACGCGCTGCTGTTCGTGGCGCTGTTGTCCAACGTCATGGCGATCGTGCTGCAGTCGCTGTGCACGCGGCTCGGCGTCGGCGCGGGACGCGATCTGGCACAGGCCTGCCGCGATTCCTATCCCCGCTATATGTCGTTGCCGCTGTGGCTGTCGGCGGAGATCGCGATCACCGCGACCGACCTTGCGGAGGTGATCGGCACCGCGATCGGCCTCAATCTGCTGTTTCACATTCCGCTCGAGATCGGCGTCATCATCACCGCGGCGGACGTGTTTCTCATTCTCGCGCTGCAGGCTTTTGGATTTCGATGGATCGAAGCGTTTGTCGTCGCGATGCTGGGCGTCATCGCCGCCTGTTTTGCGGTGCAGATCGCGCTCGCCGATCCCAATTGGGGCGCGGTGATCAGGGGCTTTGCGCCGACCACCGATATCCTGGCCAACCGCGAGATGCTCTATCTGGCGCTCGGCATTCTGGGCGCGACCGTGATGCCGCATAATCTCTATCTGCATTCGGGATTGGTGCAGACCCGCGGCTATGGCGACAGCGTCGAGGAGAAGCGCGAGGCGATCACGCTTGCGACCATCGATTCCTCGATCGCGCTCTGTCTCGCGCTCGTCATCAACGCCTCCATTTTGATCCTCGCCGCGGCGACCTATCACCGCGCCGGCAAGACCGATGTCGCCGAGCTCGATCAGGCCCATGCGTTCCTGGCGCCATTGCTCGGTTCGACCTTGGCGCCGACACTATTTGCGATCGCGCTTCTCTGTTGTGGTCTGAATTCGACCATCACGGCGACATTGTCGGGCCAGATCGTGATGGAGGGATTTCTCAAGCTACGCATCGCGCCGTGGCTGCGTCGGCTGGTGACGCGGCTGATCGCGATCGTGCCGGCAGTGATCGTGACGGTCTGGGCCGGCGAGAAGGCCACGGGGCAGTTGTTGATCCTGAGCCAGGTCGTGCTCAGCCTGCAACTGCCGTTCGCGGTGGTGCCGCTCGTGATGTTTACCGCCGATCGCGCCAAAATGGGCCCTTACGTCGCCCCGCGCTGGCTGACGCTGCTCGCCGCCGTGACGGCGGCGATCATCATCGCGCTCAATGCGAAGCTGGTGTGGGATTTTGTCAGTGGGTGAGGGGTAAACCCTCATGGTGAGGAGGCGCTCTTGCGCCGTCTCGAACCATGCGGCCACGCCGGGGGCCTCATCCTTCGAGACGCGGCGAAGACGCCGCTCCTCAGGATGAGGGTTGAAAATCAATCCTGCGGCTCGGTCGTCACTTCGCCCGAGGCGTCGATGCGCAGCCAGCCGGAGGGGGCAAGGCGCTGCTGCGGCAGGAACCGGCCCTTGTAGTCCATCTTCTTCGAGCCTTCGATCCAGTAGCCGAGATAGACGTAGGGCAGTCCCTGGCGTCTGGCGCGTGCGATGTGGTCGAGGATCATGAAGGTGCCGAGCGAGCGGCTTTCCTCCGACGGCTCGAAGAACGAATACACCATCGACAATCCGTCACTGAGCACGTCGGTCAGCGCCACCGCCAACAGCTCGTCGCTGCGGCCGCTGGCGCCGGCCTCCTCGCCGCGGCGGCGGTATTCGATAATGCGGGTTTCGACGTGGCTGTCCTCCACCATCATGGCGTAGTCGAGCACTGTCATGTCGGCCATACCGCCATGGCGATGGCGCTGGTCGAGATAGGCGCGGAACACCGAATATTGCTCGGAGGTCGGCACCGCGCTGCGCTGCTCGCCTGATATGTCGGCGTTGCGGGCGAGGATCTTGCGGAAATTGCGCGAGGGCCGGAACTCGTTGGCGATGACGCGCACGGAAACGCAGGCCCGGCACTGGTCGCAGGCCGGGCGGTAGGCGATCGACTGGCTGCGGCGGAACCCGCCATGGGTCAGCAGATCGTTGAGGTCGCCCGCTTTGTCGCCGACCAGATGGGTGAACACCTTGCGCTCATGCCGGCCCGGCAAATAAGGACAGGGCGAGGGCGCCGTCAGGTAGAACTGGGGGGTGTCACGCGAATGCTGGGTCACTTGTATCGTCAGTCTTTCGAAACGAAGCCGGCCCCAGCATCGCGCCGCCGAGGCTGACGGTCAATCGGTTTGCCGCGCCCGCGCGCTGCCGGTTCACCAGGTCCGGGCCGGCTGCCCCACGGGGTTGCGGATCGAGCTGTTGATCACGACGGTTCCGAGTACGATATCGTGCAGCAGCCGCCGGCGGCCGTTGAACAGGCCGACCAAGAGCACCAGCGGCGACAGCATCGATACTGAAATCCAGAACAGCACCGCATGCATGGCGCCCAGCACGAAATACCCGGGCGCGCCGTACCAGGTGCGCAATTCCAGGTCCATTACCCGCATGCCCAAGGTAGCCGAGTGCGGTCCGCCCAGCGAGGTGCCGTAATAGATCACTGCCCAGACCACCGAGGCCGGCCAAACCAGCCAGAACAACAGCCAGCCCAGTCCGAGCGTGATCAGACCGAATACCGCTATGAACAAATAAGCAAAGATCACCGGGATCGACAGCACGACGAGGTCGATCAAGAAGGCAAAAACCCGCCGGGTCAGCACGCCGCGAAACAGTTCCGGCTGCGTCCAGGGATCGAAGGCATGCGGCGGCACGCCGCCGGCGCTGCGCCAGGCGTTGCCCGAGTAACCGGAACCGCTGTCAGACATGACCATTCCTCCCCGACTGTGCGTTCTCAGGAAGCAGGACATGGGAACCGGCGTTGTGCTTGCAAGGGGCCATCGTCATTACCGAATCGCAATATTTTGCGCCGGAAGTGACAATATTCCGTTGCCCCGGTGCGAAGCGTGCGCCTTTGCCCACCCCTACCGTCTATCCCGTCATTGCGAGGAGCGAAGCGACGAAGCAATCCAGCTTTCTTTGCTGCGTCATGGATTGCTTCGCTGCGCTCGCAATGACGGGGAGGGTTCTCAGCCCCCCGCCTTCAGCTTCTCCGCCGCCTGCGCCGCGAAATAGGTCAATATCCCATCCGCGCCGGCGCGCTTGAAGCCCACGAGGCTCTCCATCATCGCCCGCTCGCCGTCGATCCAGCCATTATTGCTGGCGGCCGCGATCATCGCGTATTCGCCGGACACCTGGTAGACGAAGGTCGGCATCGCAAAGGTGTCTTTGACGCGCCGCACGATGTCGAGATACGGCATGCCCGGCTTCACCATCACCATGTCGGCGCCCTCCGCGATATCGAGCTCGACCTCGCGCAAGGCTTCATCAGAATTGGCGCTGTCCATCTGATAGGTGCGCTTGTCGCCGGTTAAGGTTTTCGCCGAGCCGATGGCGTCGCGGAACGGGCCGTAGAAGGCGGAGGCATATTTCGCGGCATAGGCCATGATCTGGACGTCGACAAATCCGGCGGCATCGAGCGCCTCGCGGATCGCGCCGACCCGGCCGTCCATCATGTCCGACGGGGCGATGATGTCGCAGCCGGCTTCCGCCTGGACCAGCGCCTGCCGCACCAGCACCGCCACCGTCTCGTCGTTGAGGATTTTGCCGTCTTCGATCAATCCGTCATGGCCGTGGCTCGTAAAAGGATCGAGCGCGACGTCGCAGAGCACGCCGAGGTTCGGAAATTCATTCTTGATCGCGCGCACGGATTGGCAGACGAGATTTTCCGGGTTGACGGCTTCGGAGCCGTGCTCGTCGCGCAGGCTCGCCTCAGTATAGGGGAACAGCGCGATGCAGGGGATGTTAAGCTGCATCGCACGCTCGGCGTCGCGCACCGCCTGGTCGACGCTCAGTCGGTCGACGCCGGGCATCGAGCTGACCGCCGAGCGCTTGTTGTGGCCATCGACCACGAACAGCGGCCAGATAAGATCGTCCGTGGTCAGCACGTTCTCGCGCACCAGCCGCCGCGCCCATTCCGATTTTCGGTTGCGGCGCGGACGGACCGCGAGATCGAGGGAAGGGGTGGGGAGCACGGTCTTGGCTTCGGCCTTTGCTTCGGCCTTGGGCTCGGTCTTGGCTTCGGTCTTGGGCCGCGGCGCGTCGTGCATTTCGATCGGACGCCCGAATTTGATCGCCATTTGTTTGTCTCTCCCGGAAGCGCGGCTGGCTTGATTTGAATGGTTCCAACCCTAGCACTTTGCAGGCGCCCCGTCACCGCAGCCTTGACCTGTCGCAAATGCCGGGCGCCGGATTGATTTTGCCGCGCCGAGGGGTCAAGAGTTAGCGGAGAGTTAAACCGATCAACCGAAGTTCCCGACCATGAACCGCCACCAGGCCTGGATTTCAAATGACTGAAATCCCATCGCGCGACCCGTCGCGGGACAATGCCATGTCGGTGGCGGCGATTTCGTCCGAACGGATCGAGGCCGACGACAATGTCTGGACCAGGCGACTGGTGTTTTTCCTGCGCATCATGGCCGTGCTCTCCATCCTCAAGGGCCTCTATCACTGGTCGCAGGTCACGGGTTTTATCGGCGGCGAGGAAGACGCCTTCGAAAACCAGCCGATGGCCTGGCAGACCGCGACCGTCTATTTCGCGGTGATCGAACTCGTCGCCGCGGTGGGCTTATGGCTGGCGACGCCGTGGGGCGCGGTGGTGTGGCTGACCACCGTGGTGTCGATGGCGGTGATCGAACTGATGTTTCCGGGAATCTATGGCGGCAGCCTGACGGTGGTCGGCGTCGAAGCCTTTATGCTGGCCGCCTATCTCGCGCTGGCCTGGATGGCCGCGCGCGAACGCCCGCCATAGAGCTTGTGGAATATTTCTCCGACCTCATCCAGAGGAGCGCGCTTTTGCGCGCGTCTCGAAGGATGGCCGCGAGTCCACGCGTTGCGGCCATCCTTCGAGACGCTTGCTGCGCAAGCTCCGCAGGATGAGGTTTCATCTAAAATTTTCTGGACTTTCCTACGGTAACTTTTCAGTCACCGTAAACCCTGCGGCCACAGCGGTTACGTTAGCGTTTCGAATTCGTACGATGCTGTTTCCATATGCGACACCTGGTCAGACGAAGCGTGAACAGGGCCCTCTCACCGTCAATGAAAGGTTGCGAAAACCCCTTGTGTCGTGGGCTTAATCCGCGATTCACTGTCTTAAATTCATGATCTCTTTATTGTCTTATTTAAGCTGATCTTCAAACGGCCCCATTAAGTTGACGCTATCAGACGGAACAAAAGTTTCGTCGAATAAGTCGATAAAACGACAACAGGGGAAGTGTCATGATGAAAGCCGTTGCAACGGCGGTGGAAACCGCTGACCGCGCTCCGGGCCAAGCTCCGGTGCAGCCGCTCTACCTGGAAGCTTTGACTTTGGTGGAGCGGCTGCATCGCCGCCTGCTCGACGTCATCAAGGATGAATTCGATCGCCGCGGCCGCGCCGACATCAATTCGGTACAGGCTCTGCTGCTCTATAACATCGGCGACAAGGAACTGACCGCGGGCGAATTGCGCACGCGCGGTTATTACCTCGGCTCCAACGTCTCCTACAATCTGAAGAAGCTGGTCGAACTCGGCTTCCTCGATCATCAGCGCTCGCGCGTGGATCGCCGCTCGGTCCGCATCCGCCTGACCCCGCAGGGCCAGGAGATTCGCCGCATCGTCGATGCGCTGTATCAGAAGCACGTCAAGACCGTGGAACAGGTCGGCGGCATCTCGAACGAGGAGTTCGCGACCCTGAACAAGTCGCTGCACCGGCTCGAGCGGTTCTGGACCGACCAGATCCTGTATCGGCTCTGAGATTTTCGGCCAAGCCGGCGTACTCTAAAAAGACCGGCGGCCACTCGATAAAAAGAGAGACTTCCCCAAGCGCATCGGCCCGGATTTTCCGGACCGGTGCGTTTTGTTTTTGCGCGGTGATTTCGAAACCGCCTTCGCGTGAAGAAAGTCCGTGAAATAAAGGAGTTAGCGCCCTGTCGGCGCCAACGGGGCAAAAACGTGTTCCCGAAAATGGAACCTTTCGCCGGCCCCGGGCTTTTATCCGTCCCTGTAGGAGGATCAAAACCCATGCTGGTCGAGCGCGGATTGCGGGTGATGCATGTCGGGGTGGTGGGCGATGCCTATGCCATCGCCGCGAATTATCTGCGACGGACCGGCGCCCTCAGTGACACCGTCGCCCCCAACGAACGCTTGCTCAAGATCATCGCCGCGATGTTTCAGCGCGGTGAATGATCCGCCTCGCCAACAGGGCGATCACGCAGTTCGAAGCCACCGCGCGCCGGTGACACCAGAAGAGGAACCCATGGAAGCCGCCATCGACCGCATCATGCAGACCTACGATCTCCTGATGAACCGCACCGCCGCCGCCAGCGCGGAAGCGCGCGCCAAGGTGACGAGCTATGTCACCACCTTGTTCGAGGCCGGCGAGAGGGATCCGCACCGGCTGACGGTTTGCGGGCTTACTTATTTGCGCGAGCTCGACGGCTCGAGCGATCCGGTGAAGGCGGGGTATACGGGGTTGTAGCGGGCGAGGGGGTTAGTGCGGGCGCACGACCCTTGCCTCACATTCGGTCGTCATACCCGCGAAAGCGGGTATCCAGTACCCCGGGGCCTCTCGATTGATCATCAGCGTCTCTGGAATACTGGATCGTCCGGTCATAGGCGAGCGGAAGCGACGCCGTCCTTCGGACGGCTATGCCGGACGATGACAGTGGTGTGTGTGTTGCTGACACCCTGCAATAATGTCTGCTACACCTCCGGCCACAACAATAGCGCCAGGGGAAACCCCAATGCTCACGCTGCATCACCTCAACGACTCCCGCTCGCAGCGGATTTTGTGGCTGCTGGAAGAGCTCGGCACGCCCTATGAAATGAAAAAATACCAGCGCATGGAAACGCGCCTCGCCCCGCCGGAGCTTGCGGCCGTGCATCCGCTGGGCAAGTCGCCGATCATCACCGACGGCGATATCAAGATCGCGGAGTCAGGCGCGATCGTCGATTACCTCATCCGCCGCTACGGCCAAGGAAACGGTAAGCCCGCGATGATGCCCGCGCCCAGCAGCGCCGATTACGAAGTCTATAACGAGTGGCTGCATTATTCCGAAGGCTCCGCGATGCTGCCATTGATGCTGCACCTCTATGTGTCGAGGCTGAAGGAAGCCGGCGCGCCGCTGCATCCGCGCATCGACAGCGAAACGGCAAATCATCTCGGCTATGTCGACGGCGCGCTGAAGGGCAGGGAGTTCTTTGTCGGCAACTCGCTCTCCGGTGCTGACATCCAGATGAGCTTTGTCGGCGAGATGGCAAAAATATTCGACAAGCTCGGGCCCTATCCGAATCTCAGCGCCTGGCTGTCGCGAATGCATGCGCGGCCGGCGTTTCAGCGTTCGATCGAGAAGGGCGGGCCGTATAGGTTTGTGTAGTTCACAGTCGTCATGCCCGGCCTTGTGACGGGCATCCACGTCTTTCTATGCTGAAGCCAAGGGCGTGGATGGCCGGGTCAAGCCCGGCCATGACGACTGATTTGAACGTCTCGCTCAGGTGATTTGCCCGTCGGGCAAAAACCTGTCCAGCCTCGTTTGCAAAAATATTCTGCTTCGCGATTGACCCAAATCACTCGTATATCCATCACCGTCTCGTCCCACTCGAGGGGCGCTTCGCGGTCGTCACGAACGCGGGACGGGATGCGGTGGACGCTGATAGTGCCATTGACGAACGGCACGAAGGCGGACGGCGAAGTCGTGTGGTCCTGACACCCCGACGCTGGTGTCAAGTTGGCGGAATTATCTTCCGCTGATGACGGTGGCAAAAGAGCCCGGTCACCGGGGAGAGCACGAAATAAGCCGTAAAACCATTGCGTGCGGGAATGCCGGGTTGTTCCGGTGGACCTGTGGTGACTAACGCGCGTGTTTACTACACTACACGCGCGGCTGCGGGTGCATCGGCGCCCGGCATTCCCCACGCCCTCAAACGGGCGGAAACTACATGCACAACCCGGGCGGATCGCGCCGCGGGATCGCTGAAACTTGCGCCGGAAGGCAGCATCCGCGCCGCGTTACCGGTCGTCATGCCCGGGCTTGACCCACGGGTGTCTGGCACGGTCCATGCTTGAAGGAGCGCACGGCATTGATTCTACTCGTTTCCAGCTGGTTGCGAATCATCTGGACACGAAAAGGGATCAACGCCGTGCGGCATCAGAATATCGTTTTTCATGGGCTTCTGAAGCATATTCCGTGGTCGATGCTCGATCGGCTTGTGGATCAGTACAATGCCGACTGGGATGGCCGTGTCGTCAAGACCAGGGCTCATTTGATCGCGATGCTGTATGCGCAGTTTTGCGGCGCGCGGAGCCTGCGCGAGATTGAAACGAACCTGCAAAGCCACGCCGGCAAGCTTTACCATCTC is drawn from Bradyrhizobium lablabi and contains these coding sequences:
- a CDS encoding PspA/IM30 family protein; this translates as MIKLPVEIPSSTLRYTLAPDEAGIQAIEATFAAYDRMMAILAEVAPVGANLVSLHAQAYERIRVETGLPARLVTLGLRDRAFYVAGAMPRKMPLDDKLFAIKGPTSLTISTVSGRVLVPFEVPGYLAGWESPFPAHLVFDGRSYEIQIAVKSKSAQPEEKTMLHEGILARMGRLLAAIASQTIDNAESSSKVALVKQAIREIDAGADEARYALGKSRAEEFRLKRRREELDRETASLTEKIRLALAENREDLARAGVARQIDLESQVIALERAMDFIELEIDEQTKALTAMLGARREAEVRLADLEASLAQHAPQETGRGVPATKTVSADRAMAAIARVTGVPAASVLGDKELDELDRLHREKEIAARLERIKSQQ
- a CDS encoding Nramp family divalent metal transporter, which gives rise to MDARSPDLASESLPEAVSTPVLRGSGWRAARGEPSLAGMFGSVRTAKQGSFWRKLLAFLGPGYLVAVGYMDPGNWATSLAGGSKFGYALLFVALLSNVMAIVLQSLCTRLGVGAGRDLAQACRDSYPRYMSLPLWLSAEIAITATDLAEVIGTAIGLNLLFHIPLEIGVIITAADVFLILALQAFGFRWIEAFVVAMLGVIAACFAVQIALADPNWGAVIRGFAPTTDILANREMLYLALGILGATVMPHNLYLHSGLVQTRGYGDSVEEKREAITLATIDSSIALCLALVINASILILAAATYHRAGKTDVAELDQAHAFLAPLLGSTLAPTLFAIALLCCGLNSTITATLSGQIVMEGFLKLRIAPWLRRLVTRLIAIVPAVIVTVWAGEKATGQLLILSQVVLSLQLPFAVVPLVMFTADRAKMGPYVAPRWLTLLAAVTAAIIIALNAKLVWDFVSG
- a CDS encoding arginyltransferase — protein: MTQHSRDTPQFYLTAPSPCPYLPGRHERKVFTHLVGDKAGDLNDLLTHGGFRRSQSIAYRPACDQCRACVSVRVIANEFRPSRNFRKILARNADISGEQRSAVPTSEQYSVFRAYLDQRHRHGGMADMTVLDYAMMVEDSHVETRIIEYRRRGEEAGASGRSDELLAVALTDVLSDGLSMVYSFFEPSEESRSLGTFMILDHIARARRQGLPYVYLGYWIEGSKKMDYKGRFLPQQRLAPSGWLRIDASGEVTTEPQD
- a CDS encoding RDD family protein, with translation MSDSGSGYSGNAWRSAGGVPPHAFDPWTQPELFRGVLTRRVFAFLIDLVVLSIPVIFAYLFIAVFGLITLGLGWLLFWLVWPASVVWAVIYYGTSLGGPHSATLGMRVMDLELRTWYGAPGYFVLGAMHAVLFWISVSMLSPLVLLVGLFNGRRRLLHDIVLGTVVINSSIRNPVGQPARTW
- the hemB gene encoding porphobilinogen synthase: MAIKFGRPIEMHDAPRPKTEAKTEPKAEAKAEAKTVLPTPSLDLAVRPRRNRKSEWARRLVRENVLTTDDLIWPLFVVDGHNKRSAVSSMPGVDRLSVDQAVRDAERAMQLNIPCIALFPYTEASLRDEHGSEAVNPENLVCQSVRAIKNEFPNLGVLCDVALDPFTSHGHDGLIEDGKILNDETVAVLVRQALVQAEAGCDIIAPSDMMDGRVGAIREALDAAGFVDVQIMAYAAKYASAFYGPFRDAIGSAKTLTGDKRTYQMDSANSDEALREVELDIAEGADMVMVKPGMPYLDIVRRVKDTFAMPTFVYQVSGEYAMIAAASNNGWIDGERAMMESLVGFKRAGADGILTYFAAQAAEKLKAGG
- a CDS encoding DUF6163 family protein — encoded protein: MTEIPSRDPSRDNAMSVAAISSERIEADDNVWTRRLVFFLRIMAVLSILKGLYHWSQVTGFIGGEEDAFENQPMAWQTATVYFAVIELVAAVGLWLATPWGAVVWLTTVVSMAVIELMFPGIYGGSLTVVGVEAFMLAAYLALAWMAARERPP
- the ldtR gene encoding transcriptional regulator LdtR, which produces MMKAVATAVETADRAPGQAPVQPLYLEALTLVERLHRRLLDVIKDEFDRRGRADINSVQALLLYNIGDKELTAGELRTRGYYLGSNVSYNLKKLVELGFLDHQRSRVDRRSVRIRLTPQGQEIRRIVDALYQKHVKTVEQVGGISNEEFATLNKSLHRLERFWTDQILYRL
- a CDS encoding glutathione S-transferase family protein, producing MLTLHHLNDSRSQRILWLLEELGTPYEMKKYQRMETRLAPPELAAVHPLGKSPIITDGDIKIAESGAIVDYLIRRYGQGNGKPAMMPAPSSADYEVYNEWLHYSEGSAMLPLMLHLYVSRLKEAGAPLHPRIDSETANHLGYVDGALKGREFFVGNSLSGADIQMSFVGEMAKIFDKLGPYPNLSAWLSRMHARPAFQRSIEKGGPYRFV